One genomic region from Bacilli bacterium encodes:
- a CDS encoding TM2 domain-containing protein has protein sequence MDKSFVSLYLMTKGKYFEPYQVNFVRKSLIDLEDDNRITISSINLRDPLIVLLLSIFLGGLGIDMFYIGEKTRGLRKLILGVVSFVIFLVAIALVNVNMNPYGGINSPGLRVLIGILMVVASITILVQMVFVIIDWFKCSELTKKKNYLLFTQALNACKKGGDK, from the coding sequence ATGGATAAATCTTTTGTGAGTCTATACTTAATGACTAAAGGAAAGTACTTTGAACCTTACCAAGTAAATTTTGTCCGTAAATCATTAATTGATCTTGAAGATGATAATCGAATTACAATTAGTTCCATTAATCTACGTGATCCGCTTATTGTGCTTCTACTAAGCATTTTTCTTGGAGGCCTAGGAATCGATATGTTTTATATCGGTGAAAAAACACGCGGTCTGCGGAAATTGATTTTAGGAGTGGTGTCCTTCGTTATCTTTTTGGTTGCCATAGCTTTGGTAAATGTAAATATGAATCCGTATGGCGGAATCAACTCTCCAGGATTACGTGTTCTAATCGGCATCTTGATGGTCGTGGCTAGCATTACAATTTTGGTTCAAATGGTTTTTGTAATCATTGATTGGTTTAAATGTTCAGAACTAACAAAAAAGAAAAACTATTTGTTGTTCACTCAAGCATTGAATGCCTGCAAGAAAGGAGGAGACAAATAA
- a CDS encoding CPCC family cysteine-rich protein, whose amino-acid sequence MEDNQSKKTVDTIICPCCGESTIVDLFDICPICGWEHNLTQLDDPDFTGGPNILSLNQTREWFRLKRQMDTGYTWKANAKKDGNPTLDDLHKLRDLIKEK is encoded by the coding sequence ATGGAAGATAATCAAAGCAAGAAAACAGTTGATACTATCATTTGTCCATGTTGTGGGGAATCAACAATTGTCGATTTATTTGATATTTGTCCAATATGTGGATGGGAGCATAACCTGACACAGTTAGATGATCCTGATTTTACAGGAGGCCCAAATATCCTCTCTTTAAATCAAACTAGGGAATGGTTCAGATTAAAGCGTCAAATGGATACTGGCTATACATGGAAAGCAAATGCAAAAAAAGATGGGAATCCGACTTTAGATGATTTACATAAATTACGAGATTTAATCAAAGAAAAATAA
- a CDS encoding MerR family transcriptional regulator: MYYTVSEIAKKMDVNASTLRYYDKEGLLPFVERSRGGIRMFKESDIGMLDIIGCLKQTGMSIKDIKSFVDYYKTGDTDFANRIKILDNQKASVLEQMESLQHNLDMLEYKKWYYQKAIELKSLSEVANLPVTDVPKKFHKFLIIE, encoded by the coding sequence ATGTATTATACAGTTAGTGAAATCGCTAAAAAAATGGATGTAAATGCATCAACATTAAGATATTATGACAAAGAAGGGTTATTACCATTTGTTGAAAGATCACGTGGTGGCATCAGAATGTTTAAGGAATCTGATATCGGGATGCTGGATATTATTGGATGCTTAAAACAAACAGGTATGTCAATCAAAGATATTAAGAGTTTTGTTGATTACTACAAAACCGGTGATACTGACTTTGCCAATAGAATCAAGATACTTGACAATCAAAAAGCATCAGTTCTTGAACAAATGGAATCGTTACAACATAATCTTGATATGCTTGAATATAAGAAATGGTACTACCAAAAAGCTATTGAATTAAAATCACTTTCTGAAGTTGCAAATTTGCCAGTTACAGACGTACCAAAAAAATTCCATAAATTTTTGATTATAGAGTAA
- a CDS encoding Fic family protein, with amino-acid sequence MIKSFLRLFLNKRIRAVWDDDDSKWWYSSIDVVFALTDSKNPRIYWNAIKRRHPELNTFCRQRKLYADDGKKYLSDVLDENGVKKLGFILPSKNSADFQIWIEGHLDPIDEQSKRKAHTLFRSEILDFSCVGKTKLLKQIHAYLFEGIYDFAGKIRTKTISKGGFMFANGDFLPQVLKDIDKMPDNTFPEILDKYIEMNIAHPFMEGNGRSTRIWLDLLLKARIQRCVDWSKIEKNDYLSAMKESPVNPKPIFDLLNNALTDGINNREIFMSGIDCSYYYEEEE; translated from the coding sequence ATGATAAAATCTTTTCTAAGATTGTTTTTAAATAAGAGAATTCGCGCCGTATGGGATGATGATGATTCTAAGTGGTGGTATTCATCTATTGATGTTGTTTTTGCGTTGACCGATTCAAAAAATCCACGTATTTATTGGAATGCGATTAAGAGAAGGCATCCAGAGTTGAATACATTTTGTAGACAGCGGAAATTATATGCTGATGATGGCAAGAAATACCTTTCAGATGTCTTGGATGAAAATGGGGTCAAGAAACTCGGTTTTATTCTTCCTAGTAAAAATAGTGCTGATTTTCAAATTTGGATTGAAGGACACTTGGATCCTATAGACGAGCAGAGCAAAAGAAAAGCCCACACATTATTTAGATCTGAAATATTAGATTTTTCATGTGTTGGTAAGACAAAACTACTAAAGCAAATCCATGCTTATTTATTTGAAGGAATCTATGATTTTGCGGGCAAGATTAGAACAAAAACAATCTCCAAAGGTGGTTTTATGTTTGCCAATGGTGATTTCTTACCTCAAGTATTAAAAGATATCGATAAGATGCCAGATAATACATTCCCTGAAATATTGGATAAGTATATCGAAATGAATATCGCTCATCCATTTATGGAAGGAAATGGAAGATCGACTAGAATTTGGCTTGATTTATTATTAAAAGCGAGAATACAGCGATGTGTTGACTGGTCAAAGATTGAAAAAAACGACTATTTGTCCGCAATGAAAGAAAGTCCAGTTAACCCAAAACCAATCTTTGATTTATTAAATAACGCGTTGACCGACGGCATAAATAATCGAGAAATTTTCATGAGTGGAATTGATTGTTCATATTATTACGAAGAGGAAGAATAG
- a CDS encoding AAA family ATPase, giving the protein MRLERKIYKQLIAWKNENGKTALLIEGARRVGKSTVVEAFAKKEYKSYILIDFSVASTEVKSLFKKYASNLDDFFFFLTSITGITLFERNSLIVFDEVQLFPQARQLIKHLVKDNRYDYIETGSLLSIKRNVESILIPSEERAIKMHPLDFEEFCTALGRGDVFPLIKKHFDNLRPLGEIHSTIMKLFRQYLLIGGMPQAVMEFLDTNDYTKVDRIKRDILKLYKNDISKYAKGYEHKVLSIFDEIPSQLSKHEKKFMLSSLSKDARFRDYEDAFTWLDEAMITNVCFNTSDPSFGLSLNRDRLTLKMYMADTGLLLSHAFSENDEMHQEVAKAIIQDRLDINNGMIFENIVAQMFTALNKKLYFYSRTDNQDRSNMMEIDFLIIDQSKPTKISPVEVKSGKNYTTSSLDKFSIKFKNKLGKKYIIHTKDLMQKDGVIYLPVYMTMFL; this is encoded by the coding sequence ATGAGGCTAGAACGTAAAATATATAAGCAATTGATTGCGTGGAAAAATGAAAATGGCAAAACCGCATTACTCATAGAAGGCGCAAGACGCGTTGGAAAGAGCACTGTGGTTGAAGCCTTCGCAAAAAAAGAATACAAGTCATATATACTCATAGATTTTAGTGTTGCAAGTACTGAGGTTAAATCGCTTTTTAAAAAATACGCATCAAATCTTGATGATTTTTTCTTTTTCTTAACATCAATCACTGGAATTACATTATTCGAAAGAAATTCACTTATTGTATTTGATGAAGTGCAATTATTTCCTCAAGCTAGGCAACTGATAAAACATCTAGTGAAAGACAACCGCTATGATTACATTGAAACTGGATCTTTATTATCAATCAAGCGTAATGTAGAAAGTATTTTAATACCTTCAGAAGAAAGGGCAATCAAAATGCATCCGCTTGATTTCGAAGAATTTTGTACTGCTCTTGGAAGAGGAGATGTTTTTCCTCTTATTAAAAAGCATTTTGATAATCTAAGACCCCTTGGCGAAATTCATTCAACGATTATGAAACTATTTAGACAGTACTTGTTAATCGGAGGTATGCCTCAAGCAGTTATGGAATTTTTAGATACCAATGATTATACAAAAGTAGATCGGATTAAAAGAGATATTTTAAAGCTTTATAAGAACGACATTTCAAAATATGCCAAAGGATATGAACATAAAGTGCTTAGTATTTTTGATGAAATTCCTAGTCAATTATCGAAACACGAGAAAAAGTTTATGTTAAGTTCATTATCAAAAGATGCGAGATTTAGAGATTATGAGGATGCTTTTACATGGTTAGACGAAGCCATGATTACAAATGTATGTTTTAATACATCCGATCCCAGTTTTGGATTATCTCTAAATCGGGATAGATTAACGCTTAAAATGTATATGGCAGATACGGGGTTATTATTGAGTCATGCATTTAGTGAAAATGATGAAATGCATCAAGAAGTAGCAAAAGCCATTATTCAAGATCGACTAGATATTAACAATGGTATGATATTTGAAAATATCGTCGCTCAAATGTTTACTGCTTTAAATAAGAAATTATATTTTTACTCAAGGACTGATAATCAAGACCGCTCAAATATGATGGAAATAGATTTTCTAATTATCGATCAATCTAAACCAACTAAAATATCACCTGTTGAAGTTAAGTCTGGCAAGAACTATACCACGTCGTCATTGGACAAGTTTAGTATCAAGTTTAAAAACAAACTGGGTAAAAAATACATTATTCATACAAAAGATTTAATGCAAAAAGATGGTGTTATCTATTTGCCTGTTTATATGACTATGTTTCTATAA
- a CDS encoding aminoglycoside nucleotidyltransferase, with protein sequence MVNKTDAIEIIHWAFDHGISVWLDGGWGVDALLGRQTRPHNDIDLFIELKHRDLFIKILLEKNFKEVTKSYTTYDHTVWKDPLDRIIDLHTFRWNSDKSIIYDGMEFPGNTFDGIGKIDDITVNCINAQSQVEFHRGYEFSDKDIHDVKLLCETFNIPVPEEYKDKI encoded by the coding sequence ATGGTGAATAAAACAGATGCAATTGAAATTATACATTGGGCTTTCGATCATGGAATTTCAGTTTGGTTAGATGGCGGATGGGGTGTTGATGCTCTCTTAGGTAGGCAAACAAGACCACATAATGATATAGATTTATTTATAGAATTAAAACATCGAGATTTGTTTATCAAAATTTTATTAGAAAAAAATTTTAAAGAGGTAACTAAATCATATACGACATATGATCATACTGTTTGGAAAGATCCCTTAGATAGGATTATTGATTTACACACGTTTAGATGGAATAGTGATAAAAGTATTATTTATGATGGTATGGAGTTTCCAGGAAACACATTTGATGGTATTGGTAAAATAGATGATATAACTGTAAATTGTATAAACGCTCAGTCGCAAGTAGAATTTCATCGTGGATATGAATTCAGTGATAAAGACATCCATGATGTTAAATTACTTTGTGAGACATTTAATATTCCAGTGCCAGAAGAGTATAAGGATAAGATTTGA
- a CDS encoding DUF3737 family protein translates to MSKIIKDQIFQEERALYNLQDAELINCRFDGPLDGESSLKETNHIIIRDSYFNLRYPLWHAHHFELIDSQLDDMARAAFWYSTYGLLKNVKINTIKSLRNAEHIRIEDSIIIASEVGWFCNDMQIENTYIEGDYPLLKAKNITINKSHIDGKYSLQYMKNVRITDSILDTKDAFWHSENVIVENSKVNGAYLGWYGKNLTFINCEIIGTQPLCYTEGVKLKNCTMKNADLAFEYSDVEADIIGHIDSVKNPKSGYIKADTIGEIILSQSIMLTDAVIETKPNK, encoded by the coding sequence ATGAGCAAAATTATTAAAGATCAAATTTTCCAAGAAGAAAGAGCTTTATATAATCTTCAAGATGCAGAATTAATTAACTGCCGTTTTGACGGACCACTTGATGGCGAATCCAGTTTAAAAGAAACCAATCATATCATCATAAGAGATTCATATTTCAATCTTCGATATCCATTGTGGCACGCACATCATTTTGAATTAATTGATTCTCAATTAGATGATATGGCTAGAGCTGCTTTTTGGTACTCAACATATGGGTTACTTAAGAACGTGAAAATCAATACTATCAAATCACTAAGAAATGCTGAACATATCAGAATTGAAGATTCAATCATCATTGCAAGCGAAGTAGGTTGGTTCTGTAATGACATGCAAATCGAGAACACTTATATCGAAGGAGACTACCCTTTACTTAAAGCTAAAAACATTACAATTAATAAATCACATATTGACGGCAAATATAGTCTACAATATATGAAAAATGTAAGAATTACAGATTCTATATTAGACACAAAAGATGCATTTTGGCATTCCGAAAATGTTATTGTAGAAAACAGTAAAGTTAATGGTGCCTATCTTGGTTGGTATGGCAAAAATTTAACGTTCATTAATTGTGAAATCATTGGTACACAACCATTATGCTATACAGAAGGTGTTAAACTCAAGAATTGTACGATGAAAAATGCCGATTTAGCATTTGAATACTCAGATGTTGAAGCAGATATTATCGGGCATATAGATTCCGTTAAAAATCCAAAATCCGGATATATTAAAGCTGACACGATTGGAGAAATCATTTTGTCTCAATCAATTATGCTCACAGATGCAGTGATTGAAACAAAACCGAATAAGTGA
- a CDS encoding TM2 domain-containing protein — MEKEKIDLFIMQNAKKLPPEQLPFIREKLALYQGDETLLVYGIDLMDPMMLLLVSIFVGGLGIDRFMIGDIGMGVLKLLTGGLFGILWIYDIVTISEKVREKNFLKLMTFLS, encoded by the coding sequence ATGGAAAAAGAAAAAATTGATTTGTTTATCATGCAAAACGCTAAGAAACTTCCACCGGAACAATTGCCCTTTATTCGGGAAAAGCTCGCCTTATATCAAGGTGATGAAACGCTTCTCGTCTATGGAATTGATTTGATGGATCCGATGATGTTGCTTTTAGTTTCAATCTTCGTCGGTGGTCTTGGCATTGATCGCTTTATGATTGGCGATATAGGTATGGGGGTTTTAAAACTTCTAACCGGCGGTCTATTCGGTATTTTATGGATATATGACATTGTCACTATTTCTGAAAAAGTACGGGAAAAGAACTT